A window of Chrysoperla carnea chromosome 3, inChrCarn1.1, whole genome shotgun sequence genomic DNA:
tgaaaaattcttaaacaTACCAGGATGTAATTCTAGTCGATTATTTGCCAATTTTAAAACagtaatattttgtaagttcgttacattttcaaatgttttaagtTCGTTACTTTCTAAATTAATAACATCAATTTGATTGGTTGATGCAAaagcattattatttaattcagatAAGCGATTATtacttaaatctaatttttgtaaGTACTTTAATGCAGTAAATGCGCCATCTCtaataatagaaataacattGTGACTTAAGTCTAATACAACTAAACAAACACCACTTTTAATAAATGGATCACTTTGTACTTCCGTAATTTGATTGTTTTGTAAGTCGATTTTTCGAATGTAGTATGCTCGTGGATCTGTGCTTAGTAAACCTGTTGTTAACACTGTCTGGCTACCGAATCGTAGTTTACATGCTTTTCCATCTGAAGTTCGGATAAATTCACCAACCGAATTGTATTCCGTTGCGGTGTTTGTATCTTCAAAATCTAAATCACGGCAATCTTTGTACGAAGACACTGCATGTAAGCCGAGTAACAAACCAAATATATATATCCataacatttttgttatttctgaaaataatacaaattgttttaaacttttatcagaaataaatataaaacttttgttagtAACTTTAAAAACTTTAGGATATAATCTTACAAAAAGTGTATTTAAAAAGAACTGTTAATTTAGAGATAccctgtaaatatgaaatatatatcaaggtaagtatactaattttagttccaagttcGTAACgcatagaaatattgatgatacggacaaaattttggtataggtgctcataaaatcacctaattagaacattttcggttgtccgtttgCCCGCCTGTCTGTGAGCACGATAATTCCAAAACGAAACGTGCTCAACAGATAAAATTTCGGGgatcaaatagaaaaaatttcgaaagtttGAAATGGCGGCCGGAAGgtcacaataaataaattggatatttttgCAGGAACTCCTACAATCGGCATTCAATTgctaaaatttaaatctaaaataagcAGGTTGAATATTGTTAATAGGATGCAAAATAGCGGGAGTTTTTGGTATCATGTAGGCACCATTCGCACCGCACCCTAGGACATACAGTAATTTtggtaattaatatttaatgtcaATTATGCTTTTAATGATCGGaaaaagagtttttaaaatGATCGATTGTGTTTTTTCGAGAAATGAATTTTCTAATTTGCTTATTTTAGATACGAATCCATCAACTGAATCTCGTTGGTGGTTTTCCGGGAAATAATAGGTAGAAGATTCATTTCCCGGAAAACCACAATCGACATTGTGTTGGTAGATTTATATCTTAAATAAGCCAGTTAGAAGATTCTTCTCCCGGAAAACCACAATCGACATTTAGTTGGTAGATTTGTATCTAAAATAAGCATATTAGAAATTTCATTTCTTGGAAAACCACAGTCGACCATTTTAAAAACTcattttcaaatcattaaaaGCATAATCGGCATTAAATGGTATTTTATCGAAGAAAATCTGTTTTAATTAGCTGTATAACTCTAatccaaaaatgaaattttctatttttaatattacttactGGGTGCGAGTGGTGCTTACGTTATATCAAAAACCATCCCAAACTCGCGCTATTTTACTCCCTATTCCCAAAAACTAATTTGCTtgttttagatataaatttaacaatttattgaatGCCAATTGTAGTTTTCTGGCTATGtctaatttgtttattgtaaacaaaaatcaaccagtttttttaaacttttgtttgatttaGATATCCCTTTTAATATCGTATTGAAATCTTCTTATCAAAGACTAATAGAATTCATAATTTTAGaaagtttgtaaatttaataaattttggcataatgaaattagattaaaaccttttgaaagtttaaataaaataaaagtatattacattcattttcaatttttataaaaaatttttgcaaaacatAGAATCGACAAAAAAAGCCATATAGTATCGACTTCGATCACGCGGCAAGCAAGATTTAGTAAAATTGCAATGGAAGGACACAAGAGATTTAATAAAAGCAAACACCTAAAATATTTgactaatgaaaatttttttactgtatcACTTTACACTGTATCTCGCCGTAATCCCTCCATAGTAGCCCTGCTTTCCCTTTAACATAATGTATCATATGTTAGGACTCACTGTTAATATTATAGGGTCACTAAATTGACTatcttttaaaagcttttatttaatttcacttgtatgtcttggaattttgaaatcaaagtttaacccacttcccggtttccgattgagctgaaattttgcatgcatatgTAAATCGGATGACAAAGCATATTGATTTTCCAATCGCtgaatttgatttgattgaatCGCCTGATTCGATTTTCAAATCGCTGTcaccatattttatttacatacacTTTTTagctttgaataaaatttaaataataagggaaaacaaacaattgactgagttaattgttgaaatatatatagactgtgttgattgcacagccacattacacatacatgtcacacatacataactgatattcccatataatacatactatataatttgcgcctaatttgcactatcacgggtaaacactacaaaaaaatgtttcaaacaaaagttgtttatttttttatggggaacattttttaattctaaacttttgttctatctctaacggtttacaagatgggtcctacgaaaccaagacccaattggcctatgttgcccatttacgaactcgacctcactctttatgtcctgagcacgttgTAAAATCAGcgattcagcttgatatcatttttcgtttttgacttattGTGTCGACAGACGGAgggacagacgaacagacaaccgaTAATGGAAAaactaagtgattttatgaacacctacctaaaccaaaattttggtcgtagcaatatttttaagcgttacaaacttgggacttaactttatatactatgatatatttcatatatacatggtataaaaaatactttttaaggaaaaaaaataatttactttttagaacaataaaagcttttattgttctaaaaagtaaaaaaataattttttcatatttgtctatttgtaaaagctggaggcgctcaatttaaaatatcaaggatgattcgGAGCGCCTATCAATCTTTGAGAAAAGTCAAATATGAGTGACTTATTTTTTAGCACAATAAAATCTTGttctttaaaagtattttttatttaaattgctaGGATAATATACAAGacaagaaatacaaaattttacagtaattaaattttgcaatgaTTAAGTTTTCTtccaaacaataatttaaaaaaatttcattattttcaagaacaaaaaaaaaacaattaaaatcaccgaaaaattttaacaaacactatgattaaaaattaaaaaaataaaataattaaaaataaattaaaaaaacttttaaaatactcaCATAATTTAAACCGAATCAAAAGAATTATTcacgaaaaacaaaataaatgtaattaattgatgaagaataataaatgaatgaaattcgagatgcaacaatattttaaataattaactccATGATAATACGATATGATGATGGTAACATATGAACTTGACgagatttaaataaagtttaacatttatgttatttaaatgtttgtggatgttgatttaatttgaaatttatattccaCAAAATAACAAAAGCATATTTATCAATGTTTATGTGTATGCATGTTGTGATGTGTAATTTATTATCacactttgaaataaaattaacaagaaaaaaaagaaaataaactgttttttttatataaataatatcgttCATTAGATTAGGTGCTATGGGCACTAGCGTTTTGCAGTGATTGCATGTTTTTGCTATGGGATCAATTCCTCAGAGAATTTGACTTTATATACCTATCATTAAAAATCAGAAACAATTGTAATCGaggaaatgaaaccaaaaaaatcgtgTAACTGAGGAATTCTCtcctcgtcagtagatttttatgggaaccggtggaaaatgtttgtctggggtttactcaaaaatatcatatacgTGAGTGCTTGTGTTTTTTCGATTGACGCCCATGCGGCGGGGCAGAAGTTATCTACTCTCGGACACCATGTTGcctttaataaacatttaaaaaatattggattttattttttggatcattctaagcattttttgatcctatacattttttacttaacctcaccgttttcgagaaataagcatttgaaaaaaaaattgcggatTTTTTCCGAAAACAGGTATAATAATAGTACTAGTAATAATAgtagtattattaaatttagctTCTTCGataaatatgtacattttaaaatatgtatattttaatatatacctaCGTATCAGTCTGCAAAAAACCTCAGAAAATGGGAAAACTCCAAGTGATGAAGattaaatttttcctaaatGGCTCCAAGATGGTTTTTAACAGAATTCAATATTATgtgtgtataataaattataaggtcagtttttatgacaatattcaaatatgtcgttatggATAAAATAATTCCCTTTATTTACGTTAAAATGAACCCttctttgtgtgtaaaattacaATAGGTAAAATGATTCCCCATCATGTGGCGAGTCTTGAATGTAttgatttaaatgtttttactagtgatttttgttttcaaaataatcgttgatgcaatgtaaaagaacaattcatattttatgtgaactgtttgataaaaaatgcaatgggatgATTTTACCCACCTATTCTTACAAGGTCAATAAAACGAtcctttttgagaaatattgaatagttctaaatatttgaacaaatcaaaagaaattggcatgccaatattgcaacacttgaataaagaaaccaaaatatttcgacgttatacatatctcgaatagtttgactataaattagattttttcttATAGGACACCTTTGcctttgttaataattaataattctttttcattttttcacatatttaaaggtagttaatttttttcgaaatattagcGCCCATatcaactaatttatttatgatttaaatgcATTATAACTgtccaataataaaaatatttatatcaaatatacataGTGGTCAAATGAATAACTCTTATTATATGAAATCAATCATTGATACAACATGGCTACTTCTTGAATTATTTTAGATTCCTTACATGTTTATACCAACGGTTTCAGAGAGAGCGAATACCATTTCTATAAAGACTGGTACGAAATTCATCAAGATTCCTCAAGATATTTGAGAacgtacattcatgagacttTTTTATCGACAAAATCtcgttgaattttaagtttaaaaagtggcAAAAAAGCAAGGTTTAACATATGGGACTAAATGGGTAATataatcgatatttctcaaaaataatatccataacaatacttgaaattttttctagttAATAGTTAGTTAAACTTTAAccacctttcaaaaaaatttgcatttgtctattagattaaaattatttaaaaacatattgattccctatgaacgcacatagcaaaacaagTTGGTGAATAGACGTCCTTAAGCGATATGATGCAGttatgaaattttggaaattgcAGGTTTAGGTTCGCAAAACTTTTCACATTtcgaactaaaaattaaaaaataaataatagttaaaaaactaaaaaaacacgcttttgtaacttgctgaactaaaaagtagaaaataatgtctatataagttaaaaataaaaatagagtaagaaaaaaaatcatttaaaggtaaaaaagcgtggggtgtttttaagatattttataataacttttaccACTATCAGTCAATAAAGTATTTACAACAATTGAAATCTAGCAGCCCACGctattttacgataaaataatttttttttaatagctcaAGAATTTGCTAAATGGCGAgcttttaaaaaacttgtaataGGCTTGTAGagttagatattaattttcaattagagAGTTGGATCACtttgtatatacaataaaatataagtataattCTTTAttctcattaattatttttgtgtttccATGCTTTAAACCACCAAAAACTGATTGATAGTACTAATTGGATCTACTTGCTAGTCTGATCTTTACATGcgataaaaattgcaaatcgAAATATTACCTATTGGGGTATTGGTATATataaaacctttttgaaaaattttgttaaaaattagtcacttataaaatttaaaagcttaaaatatattatctttcaatcaatcaatatcCCACAAATGACGTAACGTTATTATAGAAGATATGCCTGCCTATTCATAGGATGTATAATAAAGCTGTGTagcaaatttatcaatttagtACAGTATACGAGGGTTAAACctcttaattattttctataacttcaATAGGTTTGAAAGTTTGGCGGTAAGTTATAACCACCCCTCTTGGGAGGCGATAACTTGGAAAGACAAAACTTCAGAGACTTGGAAAGAGATGAGACAAATTTCAGGGCGAAGATTACTTCAGAAGATACCGGACGGAATtctttatagttcattttcaagaaaaataaacaaaaaacagatttattgtaaaataatttttaaatttttgcaacgttttaaaagtttatataaaaagggGTAGTATTTCTGACCCTTTCAACACACACTACAAAGTGGCGTGATACAATTTTTGGGCAACAGATTCctaaactagaaagtacaagttttcactATTTCAGTTCCAAAATCGATGATTTTTTGCAGAAATTCAGCAGCTGTTtgtattttggtaaaattttggtaaatttaatagttttgatgagTATATGTACATCCTCTTTTTATTGAGTCCGAATTATAgagattttattgtattattaccTTTAAGTTATTAATTAGTTCCTATAAGACGAGTGCTATATGCTTGGTTATAAAGGAAGCGatcaaattataatcaatttgtaattaaaagtaaaatgatGCGATATACGATGTCTGAATTCcaaaagttcataaaaaaaccCATTCAAATTATTATGGTTTTTTGCTTTTCCCCACACGTTTACTTATAATGTGAGCGATTAGACCCCATATAAATATCTATCAAATGTTGACATCATCATTAGCTTTTGAACTTTGGGTatgaataataacaagtgaaaaacaattgactgagttaattgttgaaataccctatatagaaagtgttgaatgtcagtgcttgcagcattatttttaatataaattattaaagtttaaaagccaacacaattgtttgctttcgaaaattttcgaaagtattttctagaatttttttttgttttttaagaaaatcttttaCAAGGCCACTTGTTGTAgctacctgaaaattttcaacgccttatcttttatagttcaGGAGAAAATGGATTCCAAAATTTTGCCTAATTTGCAcgctcacgggtaaacaatgcaATCTTCGATTCATAAATCCTATGGGAGAGATAACTAACGGAGAACCTGTGGGCTTTCTGCTTTAATAATCTTTTCACAGAACACTCGACattcaattttactttaatttgcAAAGATTTATTTATCAAGTCATTATATTATGACAATGATACCATTAGACCGTACGGTAGtgacatattttgatttatCAATTTCCCTCGCTTCAGCCCGAAggtagttgaaaataatttcagtgCCGATAAAAAGGTGGAATGTTTACAAGTGAACTACGTAGATAGCATACCGCCCATTCGCAGatctgaaattattttgtactgtGATTGTCAGAACACTTCTAAAATAATTCTAACACTCAGACAATTGCTATATTTCCTTAGAAATGTTGGTCCTTATTTCTCATTTGCAACATTCTTTCCACTCGTTTTCCAATGCTAGGGAGAACTCATTCTTTACTCAATGAGTTGTATTCTAAAACTAAATCAGGAATTATTCCAAGGCCCAAGTCGatgttatttcgaaaaataaaaatctaagtTATTTCGTGTGTTACCCACGTGAAAACTTGGAAATTCACCTTCATTCTAGTCATAGCTGATATATTTTCGATGCATACTTGAGAAAATGGTGCACCTTGACCTGCCATCATGTTACGGCCTATATATTACGATGTTTCATTAGCTAGGAATTAAGTAAATACATtatcaaatgtatttatattctaAACGGATTTATTTGTATTCTAAACGGATGACAAAAAGTGTGCTCtttgataaaattatgataGCATTATCGAAAATATATGATATGTTATACATAATTAATGGCAATgggaatttctttttaattccatgaaaattcatataaatacttTTAGTCTAGCCTCTCTGTTTTCGCAAAATTCATTTTCCGTAACCAATATAcgcagggccggatttaaatttctgccgccctggggcactgaagaaaatgccgccctatgactgaaattttattttaatagttttgatatcttattttttaagaattagaataactaattaattgcagaaaaaagaaccgcttcataacgagctgactatctggttgcagataaagattttaacgcaattcttttttcagtatgaaactgtaagacttcccagcgatgcgtcgatgcagtaaacaagttgtataaagtttgtactgtatgaaagaatgaagcagcttctggggcgcattctactgcgtgaactccaactaaattcatagaatgagcagcacaaggagcatgttctgcaagatataatttcatgaattcttgCCTGTAAGCCCGAATAAATCCCTGATACATTATTCGCGTTATCATATGACTGACTTTGACAATCTGAGAGATCAAGATCAAAAAACTCAAGAACAGATAATACAGCAACTAGCAAATCTTCAGCTTTATGTCCAGAGTTCTAaataaacatgagaaaaaaaaatttttttaattcttcaaaaaaaaactatatttatcaattccagaaaaaaaaaaaatcaaattttattttttcaaacaatgtttatttaaaagaattagtaatttatatattgtatagaaaatgttttctaactttacaaattttgccgccctagaaaatttgccgccctgggcgctagccccgactgcccctagtgtaaatccagcactgaATATACGGgaaacctatatatatataaaaaatcggaaattttcataagagttcaatgaactatttttttaaaactaaggaatcttatagaaaatggcGGCCAAAGTTGGTGAAAACCAGtttatttactttgaaaaaagAGGATTTGTATCAAAAAAGGTTTCGTATAAAAGttgtgtaattatttatttcggaTTGATGTAGATCGGTTATcgcatttttttgaaacgcccGTATCTCTTTGGAAATGAAATGTGCGTGTATTGCGCGCTTTATTATTCGTCGGTAATATgcaaaaaatcggttttttataaaattatgttaaagtcatgtgctttttaatttttaatatcgaaCTGGGTTAGATTGATCCGAAGTTAAATCGTTAGATCGAATCAGTTACATAACTTTTGtacgaaactttttttgatacaaatccaattttttttacaaactaatTAAACTGGTTTTAACCAACTTTGGACGCCATTTTCTATAGGATCTCCACTAatgttagtttataaaaaatagtgcattgaattctacggaaaatATTCGGATTTTTAACATGACTTGATTTCCTGTATATTAGTTTTGGTCAGAAAAATGTAGACAGGCTAGACTAGTTGTAAGTAGACATTTTCTATGTTACGCAttagcaaaaacattttggtAAATATCAACCTGTTAAATTTTCTAACACGACGACTTTACAAACACGCGATTCTAGGCCGTAGATATAAACTTACCTTACATGAAAAGCGAAATTACAGATCGAAAAGTCGAGATCGAGAAATGTTTATTGCTCTCTCTATTCGAAATTTGAACATGCCTTTtctaaaatttgtgtttttggaGTATTACTGAAGCCCAACGTTATTTCATTgcaaatatatctaaaaatattttccattaaaaaaactaagttATCTGACATCTGGCTACATTGTTATAGAGCTCTAAAAATAAACTAAGCTCTGAAATTGACACAATAAGATAATCCTCGAGgctgaaaatatgtttttccacTGCTTCTAACTGTATCGATCaaacaaagtaatttaataaaaaattatccctGATAAATGTTGCATATATCGTGTACGTTATGCTATATTAGAATTGATGTGTAGCTACTATTGCATATACAAGCATTATAATGTAGTGCTTTAACAGAATGtctcaaaaattaatatctagagtaataaaattaaataagccTGTTCATAAccgtataaaataattagtcaAAATGAACTTTTGGAAATATTGGAATTATGTTCCCTACCACTCGTTATCATCAGAAACCTACTATTTTCATCTAAGTTACATAGgaatctaaaactttttcaatcgattcagcttgccatgaattttgagaaaatataaacatattataataaaaaggatcaatcttagatggagggaggaacgtacgtggtactacaagacaaatATGGTCtcagtacaatcgtaggcgctccgaagatcttatatcgcttCCAAGGGCCTCCATTAGCAGGGTTGTTATAACAGGACACTAGCTGGGCTACAAACATGCTGAACGTctgggcctgacagtgtatcatgacTACTGAAGGAGCTATTACAGTGgagaggaggaggagacaatgtctcattttGTCTGTCACCTTCCGGCTTCGGCATAGCAGATGGACTTCCTTGAGCCAGTCTCCTGTTGTTCCTAAACAACTCCAAATGGCTCATGGAGTAGTCTTCGGGGATGGGTAATCCCATTTTCGGATCACGACAAATCATAAGAATTGCATGGAATATTTTGGTATACCCTGTATAGGCAATTAATTTTACTACAAGTTGTATCATAGGATTATTAaccaatcaattatttttttaaataaactccAACCCATAAAGATGCTAAAGAAAACATTTGATAAGGTGGCGGCatgaaaaaaacatacaattctACCCCACAGCTCCATGATATTACTCTTCATATAGAAATGAGaacctttaaaaattaacttaacgTTGTCAGTgtcacattaaaaataaatgtatatgagGAATAATGACCTCTTTTCTATTTTAAGTATTGATGAAGTGTGTATATTCATATGTATCGTGCGCACTTAACAAAATTGTGCACTTCATGAAATGTAATATCGACATATGAATTCtcgacaaaaaattattgaattcatcctaaaaatcgaaaacaatttaattgGTATCAGTACGCTTTTAgatcaattacaatttttatttacttttgtgtAGGATGAGTGCAAcggtattattttaattttattataaattatttgtcgTTGCACGGTAAAGAAAAGACACTAGAAGAGAGAGTTTACCTTTCTCGCATTGTTTCactataaaagttaattttcaaatcGTTTTTGTCCATCCGTACTAAAGAGCAACTCGTGCAGGTTGTCTATTCCCCATTTAACGTGCTCGTTGCTGATTATTaccaaacttttaattttattcttacttttcttcttatattgtcaagcaCGCCCCCCCCCCCTCCTATTAATTTCTAAGTTAGtattattaatatgggaatatttatcataagcaaagttgtagaaaataagtttccgattattatatcaataaatataatagtttaattaatcatGAAGCTATTGGCTTGCTCTCGGGCTATACCCTCCATGATTTGTTTCACAAAATGGGTACACTTTTCATGAACTAAATGGTTTCATTAAATGCTACGATATCAtgcatatgtatattatttgtatgacagaaaaatgtaaaagataGCAATTGCGCACAGTACATTGATAAATACGCATGcactgttttattttaatattctaaaattctACAAGCTCCATGCCGAATGTAAAAAAAGGAGCTATATATAGGTATACACAGGCAAGGAACATATGTATGCAGTGAGTGCATTTATTCTAGTgatgaatcatttaaaaaaattaatattcaaatcataaaaatgctgttgaatactttttaaaaacggatatcaactattaaaaaaataataataaaacacacaAATGTCGTCGAAACAaagttttaatacatttttaataattagctgttatttaattaatattattaatacacaattgttaattaatgtaaaaaatcaggtaattatatattattctacATAATAGTATAGGCAATATGTTttacaaaagtataaattagATTGCATAGaactaatattgtttttttttttgtagggtGGAGATGTTGTCCAGGAAAATATTGCAGCAAATGTTACAGACAGTACAGTAATATTAGAATTTCAACGTTCTGATGGCACATTAGTGACACAGTTGATTGATTTTGCAAGTGTAAGTATATAATCTTTTTAgtctaataatattatgaatgaaaaatcagtggggaaaaaattaatatttccgtTCATTTTATAggatgtacaaattttaaaagcctTGGTATTGGGCGAAGAAGAGCGGGGACAAAGCCAATATCAAGTAATGTGTTTCGTATGTCATTTTCAAAAGAATGAATTTATCTCAGCGGATGCAATGTCtaaattaagacaaaaaaatcCAGGCACTGTCAGAATGCCTGAAGAAGATCGAGGACGAGATAATTATACAATGGATTATTTTGTTGATATATCCAGATCCGGTGTTATTTCACGTCATATTGCTACCTTATGTGCTGAAGCAGCGAATGCTACGTATATAAGACGGCAGGATTTGTTACTATGGGCTTCACAACCAGGTAAAGATTGGGATACTTAAAATAAtgaactgttttaaaaaaatcaaaaaacactaaaaaaaccGCACGCGATTTAGATCCGGTTAAATCTATCATTGAGTAACAATAATTTTcgcttagaaaatttttgcagaatcccgtttaaaaaatattgtttaaactatttttttaaacaaataaataatattgaccgaatcTTTTTTTTCTCAAGTAGATTTTATAGTGCTAATAAACCACTAAAAAAActgcttaaaatttttgttattcattttatagttcatttttatggcatttaaattgtatattttcaaatttcgcaCGTAATTTGACGAAATTAATAGCGGGTGCCTAATAATGTGTAAAATTTGTTGAGTAAGCTGATTTGACAGCcattaaagctgtacaattattttaactttataggTGCATCGGAATCACAACTAATGTCAGCGGTACGTGCATTTCCTGGTGGTTCAATGGTCCCATCTTGTAAAGATACAACTTCAATAAAGTTACCATGTCAATGCCATATTGAAATGTGTATTGGCTGGTATCCATGTGCACTAAAATACTGTAAAGGCAAGGAGGAAATTATGAATGCATCAATGTCGTATCGTTGTGGTattaaaacatgtaaaaaatgttttctattttcgtattttgttCATCAAAAGCAAGTATGCCTATGGGACgagtaataattaaatttgtgtaaGTTATTTGGCTATCTATAGTCACTTAAACAGAGTTTGGCCCAAGTGTGTTTGTTGAGTatagattaaaaattgttagttgAGTTCTAGCttataagaaaatgaaattaattcaacCGAATATATGTTTTAATCGGTGGAATGAATCAGACTCTGTTTTA
This region includes:
- the LOC123295483 gene encoding out at first protein; translation: MSSKQSFNTFLIISCYLINIINTQLLINVKNQGGDVVQENIAANVTDSTVILEFQRSDGTLVTQLIDFASDVQILKALVLGEEERGQSQYQVMCFVCHFQKNEFISADAMSKLRQKNPGTVRMPEEDRGRDNYTMDYFVDISRSGVISRHIATLCAEAANATYIRRQDLLLWASQPGASESQLMSAVRAFPGGSMVPSCKDTTSIKLPCQCHIEMCIGWYPCALKYCKGKEEIMNASMSYRCGIKTCKKCFLFSYFVHQKQVCLWDE